Proteins co-encoded in one Thermoplasmata archaeon genomic window:
- a CDS encoding NAD(P)H-hydrate dehydratase encodes MISATEMRVLDRNAQHFGVSILELMENAGKAVAEIARADMRATGKNVLVLCGTGNNGGDGLVAARHLSKDARVTVLLARSPDQFTTPEARTNFERLRDVEVLAGLDQSEEAIARADLLVDALLGIGVSGELREPFASLVRQLNASAKPTLSVDVPSGFGTDLSVHPTATVALHDAKEGMAPENSGTIHIVDIGIPPKIATTIGPGEFVLYPLPKPTSHKGENGRVLVVAGGPYTGAPALVGYGAFGAGADLVHITTPYVAAAVVAGYSPTFIVHPLVGHRLLREDTREILDLSTKADAIAIGPGLGDADGSVEAVREIVRGASLPLIIDADAIKAIATDPKALAGKRVVVTPHSREFKVLTGTTLPDPPEERAGIVREAAKALGVTILLKGPVDIVTDGERLKFNYTGNPGMTAGGTGDVLCGVVAGLVSKGMAPFDAARLGAFVNGHAGDLAFKEKSYGLTSVDVAENIARVLAEFLGPASARNH; translated from the coding sequence ATGATTTCGGCGACCGAGATGCGCGTCCTCGATCGGAACGCGCAACACTTCGGCGTCTCGATCCTGGAGCTGATGGAAAACGCCGGAAAGGCGGTCGCGGAGATCGCCCGGGCCGATATGCGCGCGACGGGGAAGAACGTCCTCGTCCTCTGCGGCACGGGCAACAACGGAGGAGACGGGCTCGTCGCCGCCCGCCACCTCTCGAAGGATGCGCGGGTCACCGTCCTGCTCGCTCGGTCTCCGGACCAGTTCACGACGCCCGAGGCCCGGACGAACTTTGAGCGGCTCCGGGACGTGGAAGTCCTCGCGGGACTCGATCAGAGTGAGGAAGCGATCGCCCGCGCCGACCTCCTCGTCGATGCGCTCCTCGGGATCGGCGTGTCCGGCGAGTTGCGGGAGCCGTTCGCGTCCCTCGTCCGCCAACTCAACGCCTCGGCGAAGCCGACCCTGAGCGTGGACGTCCCCAGCGGATTCGGGACGGACCTTTCGGTCCACCCGACGGCGACCGTGGCGTTGCACGACGCGAAAGAGGGCATGGCCCCGGAGAACTCCGGGACGATCCACATCGTCGACATCGGCATCCCGCCGAAGATCGCGACGACGATCGGACCGGGCGAGTTCGTCCTGTATCCGCTGCCGAAGCCGACGAGCCACAAAGGAGAGAACGGCCGCGTCCTCGTCGTCGCCGGGGGACCGTACACGGGCGCGCCCGCCCTGGTCGGGTACGGCGCATTCGGGGCCGGCGCGGACCTCGTACACATCACCACGCCCTATGTCGCCGCAGCGGTCGTCGCGGGCTACTCGCCGACGTTCATCGTGCATCCGCTCGTGGGCCACCGACTCCTCCGCGAGGACACGCGCGAAATCCTCGACCTCTCGACGAAGGCCGATGCGATCGCGATCGGGCCGGGCCTCGGCGACGCGGATGGCTCCGTCGAGGCGGTGCGGGAGATCGTCCGGGGAGCCTCCCTGCCGCTCATCATCGACGCGGACGCGATCAAGGCAATCGCTACAGATCCGAAAGCGTTGGCGGGGAAGCGAGTCGTCGTGACGCCGCATTCGCGGGAGTTCAAGGTCCTGACCGGAACGACGCTGCCGGACCCGCCCGAGGAACGGGCGGGAATCGTGCGAGAGGCCGCGAAGGCGCTCGGGGTCACAATCCTGCTCAAAGGTCCGGTCGACATCGTCACGGACGGGGAGCGGCTGAAGTTCAACTACACCGGGAATCCGGGCATGACCGCGGGCGGGACCGGAGACGTCCTCTGTGGCGTCGTCGCGGGACTCGTGTCGAAAGGGATGGCGCCGTTCGACGCCGCGCGCCTCGGCGCCTTCGTGAACGGACATGCGGGCGATCTCGCATTCAAGGAGAAGAGCTACGGGCTCACGTCGGTCGACGTCGCGGAGAACATCGCCCGCGTGCTCGCGGAATTCCTCGGCCCTGCGTCGGCGCGCAACCATTAA
- the cax gene encoding calcium/proton exchanger: protein MDLGPLRPYSWALVLGLLVPVSWILDLVLGPGVGVFVVAGIAIVPLAWFLGLATEELGKHAGPGIGGLLNATFGNATELIIAIFALASGLTEVVKASLTGSIVGNLLLVLGASMLAGGLRYKTQTFSREASGIQITMLVLAVIGLVMPDLYVLSAESAGGVSALTLQEISEVIAVILLLAYGFGLLFSLHTHKDIFNPVTEVEERPRWSKSFAIGVLVVSTSLVAVESEILVGSLESAKASLGLTDLFVGVIIVAIVGNAAEHGSAVLMAWRNKMELSVAVATTSTTQVALFVAPVLVFISLLFASPMTLNFEIFELASLVLSTAVVAAVISDGRSNWYEGALLVMVYAVIAVAFFFHPAPA from the coding sequence ATGGATCTCGGTCCGCTCCGCCCGTATTCGTGGGCGCTCGTCCTCGGCCTCCTGGTGCCCGTCAGCTGGATCCTCGACCTCGTGCTCGGTCCGGGGGTGGGCGTGTTCGTCGTGGCGGGGATCGCGATCGTCCCGCTCGCCTGGTTCCTCGGCCTGGCGACGGAGGAACTCGGGAAGCACGCCGGCCCCGGCATCGGAGGCCTCCTGAACGCGACGTTCGGGAACGCGACGGAGCTAATCATCGCAATTTTCGCGCTGGCGAGCGGACTGACGGAAGTCGTGAAGGCGTCTCTCACCGGGTCCATCGTGGGCAATCTGCTCCTCGTCCTCGGCGCGAGCATGCTCGCGGGAGGGTTGCGGTACAAGACTCAGACCTTTTCGCGCGAAGCCTCCGGGATTCAGATCACGATGTTGGTCCTTGCCGTGATCGGCCTCGTGATGCCCGATCTCTACGTCCTCTCCGCCGAGTCGGCGGGCGGCGTGAGCGCCTTGACCCTGCAGGAAATCAGCGAGGTCATCGCCGTCATCCTGCTCCTGGCGTACGGATTCGGCCTGCTCTTCTCGCTTCACACGCACAAGGACATCTTCAATCCCGTTACGGAGGTCGAGGAGCGCCCGCGATGGTCGAAATCGTTCGCCATCGGGGTGCTCGTCGTCTCCACATCGTTGGTCGCGGTCGAGAGCGAGATCCTCGTCGGTTCGTTGGAGTCCGCGAAGGCGAGTCTCGGCCTCACGGATCTGTTCGTCGGCGTCATCATCGTCGCGATCGTCGGGAACGCGGCGGAGCATGGGAGCGCCGTCCTGATGGCGTGGCGGAACAAGATGGAGCTGAGCGTGGCCGTGGCGACGACCTCGACGACGCAGGTCGCCCTCTTCGTGGCCCCCGTGCTCGTCTTCATTTCGCTGCTCTTCGCGAGCCCGATGACCCTCAACTTCGAGATTTTCGAACTCGCTTCCTTGGTCCTTTCGACCGCCGTCGTCGCCGCGGTGATCTCCGACGGCCGAAGCAACTGGTACGAGGGGGCATTGCTGGTCATGGTGTACGCGGTGATCGCGGTGGCGTTCTTCTTCCACCCCGCCCCCGCGTGA
- a CDS encoding MTH1187 family thiamine-binding protein: protein MTIAEFSITPIGQGVSVGEHVARCLDIVDRSGLSYRLNPMGTVVEGKFDDILALIARCHKAVAKDSERVSTIIKIDDRKGASRQIESKVAAVERRLGRKLKT, encoded by the coding sequence ATGACGATCGCGGAGTTCAGCATCACGCCGATCGGCCAGGGCGTCAGCGTCGGCGAGCATGTCGCACGGTGCCTCGACATTGTCGATCGAAGCGGCCTCTCATATCGACTCAATCCGATGGGGACCGTCGTGGAGGGGAAGTTCGACGACATCCTCGCGCTCATCGCGCGATGCCACAAGGCCGTCGCCAAAGACTCCGAGCGGGTGTCGACGATCATCAAGATCGACGACCGCAAGGGCGCGTCTCGGCAAATTGAATCGAAGGTCGCCGCCGTCGAGAGACGCCTGGGCCGGAAGCTCAAGACCTGA
- a CDS encoding methyltransferase domain-containing protein, which yields MAVDYSRRAAEYDRGRADEVLDREYWLRGLWEVGRIRPGQRVLDLGAGTGRFARLLSETNVVVALDPSREMLGVARGKGSFGIVRGEAHRLPFRADSFDTTIVVMVLHQLADFRGALAEVSRVSRSVVVATSDMARRRLGIMEEAFPSLLVIDRARFPPVEDIVRALEATRFRGVRMENRPCQRALTSAQQIERVRHRYLSTFDLLPPGEFERGLSFLEAELPRRYGDRFELQDEFTFLTATR from the coding sequence GTGGCGGTCGATTACTCGCGCCGAGCGGCGGAGTACGACCGAGGCCGCGCGGACGAGGTCCTGGATCGCGAGTATTGGCTTCGCGGTCTCTGGGAGGTCGGCCGAATTCGCCCGGGGCAACGGGTCCTCGACCTCGGGGCAGGCACGGGCCGGTTTGCGCGATTGCTCTCCGAGACGAATGTCGTTGTGGCCCTCGATCCGTCCCGGGAGATGTTGGGCGTGGCCCGCGGAAAGGGGTCGTTCGGCATCGTGCGAGGAGAGGCCCATCGCCTCCCCTTCCGCGCCGATTCCTTCGACACGACGATCGTCGTCATGGTGCTCCATCAACTCGCCGATTTCCGAGGCGCGCTGGCGGAGGTCTCCCGCGTATCCCGCAGCGTCGTCGTGGCGACGAGCGACATGGCCCGCCGCCGGCTCGGAATCATGGAAGAGGCCTTCCCGAGTCTCCTGGTCATCGATCGCGCTCGCTTCCCGCCCGTCGAGGATATCGTCCGCGCGCTCGAAGCGACCCGGTTTCGTGGGGTGCGGATGGAGAACCGTCCGTGCCAACGTGCCTTGACGTCCGCCCAACAGATCGAGCGCGTGCGCCATCGGTACCTATCGACGTTCGATCTGCTCCCGCCCGGGGAATTCGAGCGGGGCCTAAGTTTCCTCGAGGCGGAGTTGCCGCGCCGCTACGGCGATCGGTTCGAGCTGCAGGATGAATTCACTTTTCTAACCGCGACAAGGTGA
- a CDS encoding zinc-dependent metalloprotease family protein, producing the protein MILTLQPVGQVAPSVLERLRGQLRQFGDVRIANPKPVPKQPFGRLPKPVRAAAFEGLCRSPGADRVVAITDVELSDPELGMKRVFGHAGIAGGWAVVSLSMFGGDGEERLVERTAKTAVHEIGHTLGLGHHDGNPDCVMYFSETLADTDRKGRDFCPACAETANLTLSRLEK; encoded by the coding sequence ATGATCCTGACGCTGCAGCCCGTCGGTCAGGTCGCTCCCTCCGTACTCGAACGGCTGCGCGGTCAACTGCGGCAGTTCGGCGATGTGCGGATCGCGAATCCGAAGCCCGTCCCGAAGCAGCCCTTCGGACGGCTGCCGAAACCGGTTCGGGCCGCCGCCTTCGAGGGACTCTGCCGATCCCCCGGCGCGGACCGGGTCGTCGCGATCACGGACGTCGAGCTGTCCGACCCGGAGTTGGGAATGAAACGGGTCTTCGGCCACGCCGGGATCGCGGGCGGATGGGCGGTCGTCTCGCTTTCGATGTTCGGCGGTGACGGGGAGGAAAGACTCGTCGAACGGACGGCGAAGACCGCGGTCCACGAGATTGGGCATACCCTGGGCCTCGGCCACCACGACGGGAATCCGGATTGCGTGATGTATTTCTCCGAGACCCTCGCGGACACGGACCGCAAAGGGCGAGACTTCTGTCCCGCCTGCGCGGAGACCGCGAACCTCACCTTGTCGCGGTTAGAAAAGTGA
- a CDS encoding RtcB family protein, whose translation MSDGWGGPLEKIDEFRYEIPRSYKPNMRTSGLIFVDESMVTQLRRDQAPEQVANVATMPGIVGKSMAMPDIHWGYGFPIGGVAAFDHDDGVISPGSIGFDINCGVRLLRTDLTEAEVRPNIKALTDACFENVPSGVGEGGLVKVSRQDLGKLATEGVAWAVEKGYAWPDDPDRIEARGCLEDADFSKISERAITRGKVQVGSLGAGNHFLEIQKVDRIYDEGVAKALGIGEVGQVCVMIHTGSRGFGHQIASDYIEICERVVKREKFDLPDLQLACAPIGSKEGQDYWRAMCAGANFAWNNRQLITYGVRNAFSKVLGRPADELGMDIVYDVCHNIGKIEEHEVDGKRRKVVVHRKGATRAFPAGHPETPAEYRNVGQPVLIPGDMGTCSFVLVGLPTAMERSFGSSCHGAGRQMSRKAATRTYNANEVVRSLDQKGIYLHAASRAGIVEEAPGAYKNVEDVVRVAEGAGLTKIVARMVPLGVVKG comes from the coding sequence ATGTCCGACGGCTGGGGCGGCCCCCTGGAGAAAATCGACGAGTTCCGTTACGAGATCCCGCGGTCGTACAAGCCGAATATGCGGACGAGCGGGCTCATCTTCGTCGACGAGTCGATGGTGACCCAGCTCCGTCGGGACCAGGCGCCGGAGCAGGTGGCCAACGTGGCCACGATGCCCGGGATCGTCGGCAAGTCGATGGCGATGCCGGACATCCACTGGGGGTACGGATTTCCAATCGGCGGGGTCGCCGCCTTCGATCACGACGACGGGGTAATCTCCCCCGGTTCGATCGGCTTCGACATCAACTGCGGCGTCCGTCTCCTTCGCACCGACCTCACGGAAGCGGAAGTCCGTCCGAACATCAAGGCGCTCACGGACGCTTGCTTCGAAAACGTCCCGAGTGGCGTTGGCGAGGGAGGGCTCGTGAAGGTCTCCCGCCAAGACCTCGGCAAGCTTGCGACGGAGGGCGTCGCTTGGGCCGTCGAGAAAGGTTACGCATGGCCCGACGACCCGGACCGCATCGAGGCCCGCGGCTGCTTGGAGGACGCGGACTTCTCGAAAATCAGCGAGCGGGCGATCACCCGGGGAAAGGTCCAGGTCGGGAGCCTCGGAGCGGGCAACCACTTCCTCGAGATTCAGAAGGTGGACCGAATCTACGACGAGGGTGTGGCGAAAGCCCTCGGAATCGGCGAGGTCGGCCAGGTCTGCGTCATGATCCACACGGGCTCGCGGGGCTTCGGCCATCAGATTGCGAGCGACTACATCGAGATCTGCGAGCGGGTCGTGAAGCGCGAGAAGTTCGACCTCCCGGACCTCCAGCTCGCCTGCGCGCCGATCGGCTCGAAGGAAGGCCAAGACTATTGGCGGGCGATGTGCGCGGGCGCGAACTTCGCCTGGAACAACCGCCAGCTCATCACGTACGGCGTGCGGAACGCGTTCTCCAAAGTCCTCGGTCGGCCCGCGGACGAACTGGGCATGGACATCGTGTACGACGTGTGTCACAACATCGGCAAGATCGAGGAGCACGAGGTCGACGGAAAGCGGCGGAAGGTCGTCGTCCACCGGAAAGGAGCCACCCGTGCATTCCCGGCCGGCCACCCGGAGACGCCGGCCGAGTACCGCAACGTGGGTCAGCCCGTCCTGATTCCGGGCGACATGGGCACCTGCTCGTTCGTCCTCGTCGGCCTTCCGACGGCGATGGAGCGTTCGTTCGGATCGAGCTGCCACGGGGCCGGCCGCCAGATGTCCCGGAAGGCCGCAACTCGGACCTACAACGCGAACGAAGTCGTCCGGTCGCTCGACCAGAAAGGCATCTACCTGCATGCCGCGTCGCGCGCCGGCATCGTCGAGGAGGCCCCGGGCGCGTACAAGAACGTCGAGGACGTCGTCCGGGTCGCGGAGGGCGCGGGGCTCACGAAGATCGTCGCCCGGATGGTCCCCCTCGGGGTCGTCAAAGGATGA
- the speB gene encoding agmatinase, translated as MAVPRFADAVAKYDEARIALFGVPYDRTCSFRGGSRYAPQAIRQSSYNFETYMMDHQRDLLDVPVADLGDLPAFGPPSEMVRGVSERASDIVGAGKIPIVIGGEHSLAPAVVRAFPEDVGVVGIDAHLDFRDSYLDEKWSHACSARRIADHVGVEHVVYVGVRSYSREERDDLERLGLTYVSVYDIHERGIEAGVRRALKAINRDRIYLTIDMDGVDPAYAPAVGNPEPFGLASLDVKKLIGLLAPHLVGLDLNEVSPAWDFGQTALLAARLIREAIMAIGEARGTSR; from the coding sequence GTGGCCGTCCCGCGCTTCGCCGACGCCGTCGCGAAGTACGATGAGGCGCGCATCGCCTTGTTTGGGGTGCCGTACGATCGCACGTGCTCGTTCCGCGGCGGCTCCCGCTACGCGCCGCAGGCAATCCGCCAGTCGTCGTACAACTTCGAGACGTATATGATGGACCACCAGCGGGATCTGCTCGACGTGCCCGTCGCCGACCTCGGCGACCTGCCGGCGTTCGGACCGCCGTCGGAGATGGTGCGAGGCGTCTCGGAGAGGGCTTCGGACATCGTCGGGGCCGGCAAGATCCCGATCGTCATCGGGGGAGAGCACAGCCTCGCGCCCGCCGTCGTCCGCGCGTTCCCCGAGGACGTTGGCGTCGTGGGAATCGATGCGCACCTCGACTTTCGGGACTCGTACCTGGACGAGAAGTGGTCCCACGCGTGCAGCGCGCGTCGAATCGCGGACCACGTCGGGGTGGAACACGTCGTCTATGTCGGCGTGCGGTCGTACAGCCGGGAGGAACGCGACGACCTCGAACGACTCGGGCTCACCTACGTCAGCGTGTACGACATCCACGAACGGGGGATCGAGGCCGGCGTCAGGCGCGCCCTCAAGGCGATCAACCGCGACCGGATCTACCTGACGATCGACATGGACGGCGTCGATCCGGCGTACGCGCCCGCCGTCGGAAACCCCGAACCGTTCGGGCTGGCGTCGCTCGATGTGAAGAAGCTCATTGGCCTCCTCGCGCCCCACCTGGTCGGGTTGGACTTGAACGAGGTCAGCCCCGCTTGGGACTTCGGGCAGACGGCGCTACTCGCGGCACGGCTGATCCGCGAGGCGATCATGGCGATCGGCGAGGCACGCGGGACCTCTCGATGA
- a CDS encoding translation initiation factor IF-5A, whose product MSWEQAEMRELKVGRYVVIDEEPCKIISVQMSKPGKHGEAKARLEAIGIFDGQKRSIVHPVTHKVRVPMIDKRKAQVLSMHGNVAQLMDLATYETFELPVTGEFQGRIRPGQETMYLEALGRRKLSAQ is encoded by the coding sequence ATGTCGTGGGAACAGGCCGAGATGCGGGAGCTCAAGGTCGGCCGCTACGTCGTCATCGACGAGGAGCCGTGTAAGATCATCAGCGTCCAGATGTCGAAGCCGGGGAAACACGGCGAAGCGAAGGCGAGGCTCGAAGCGATCGGCATCTTCGACGGTCAGAAGCGATCGATCGTCCATCCGGTGACGCACAAGGTCCGCGTCCCGATGATCGACAAGCGGAAGGCCCAGGTCCTCTCGATGCACGGCAATGTGGCGCAGTTGATGGACCTCGCGACGTATGAGACGTTCGAGCTCCCGGTGACCGGGGAGTTCCAGGGGAGAATCCGGCCGGGTCAGGAGACGATGTACCTGGAGGCGCTCGGCCGCCGAAAGCTCTCGGCCCAGTGA
- a CDS encoding NOP5/NOP56 family protein, which produces MLLLTTWFGSFLLDGDTIVHERLFPKDASALADRLALVEDWKVLDEEGELMALADEVFVVEPRLERAGGNRTTESPPFLKSEDFGYGRELLHTAMVDLAKRRMRQAIRPEDHLRQAVGALDDLQEQGNLIVERVREWYGLHFPELARTVDAGEYLDLIAEHGRRERMPLEYRDSVGAELGTREEENLKGLAALARTVAAERKALEAYVDASIRDIAPNVSEVAGSMIAARLVALAGTVEDLARLPSGTIQLLGAERALFRHLRTGARPPKHGVLFQHAWIHGAPPWQRGAIARVFAAKIAMAARADAYTKRRIAPELVKALEHAIAEVRRRKAAKPVRPKRRFTPEHRARQKQSRR; this is translated from the coding sequence GTGCTTCTGCTCACGACCTGGTTCGGATCGTTCCTCCTGGACGGCGACACGATCGTCCACGAGCGGCTGTTCCCAAAGGACGCGTCGGCCCTCGCGGACCGCCTCGCGCTCGTCGAGGACTGGAAGGTCTTGGACGAGGAAGGCGAACTCATGGCCCTCGCGGATGAGGTGTTCGTCGTCGAACCCCGTCTCGAACGCGCCGGCGGCAACCGCACGACGGAGTCGCCGCCATTCCTCAAGTCGGAGGACTTCGGCTATGGGAGGGAGCTGTTGCACACGGCGATGGTCGACCTTGCGAAGCGGCGGATGCGACAGGCGATCCGCCCGGAAGACCATCTCCGGCAAGCGGTCGGCGCACTGGACGATCTCCAGGAACAGGGGAACCTCATCGTCGAACGCGTGCGGGAGTGGTACGGCCTGCACTTCCCGGAGCTGGCTCGGACGGTCGATGCGGGCGAGTACCTCGATCTGATCGCTGAACACGGCCGGCGGGAGCGCATGCCGCTCGAGTACCGCGACAGTGTCGGCGCGGAACTCGGGACGCGAGAGGAGGAGAACCTCAAAGGACTTGCGGCCCTCGCCCGGACCGTCGCCGCGGAGCGAAAGGCGCTGGAGGCCTACGTGGACGCATCGATCCGCGACATCGCGCCGAACGTCTCCGAGGTCGCAGGTTCCATGATCGCCGCGCGACTCGTCGCGCTGGCGGGGACCGTCGAGGACCTCGCCCGCCTCCCGTCGGGCACGATCCAGCTCCTCGGCGCCGAGCGGGCCCTGTTCCGCCATCTGAGGACCGGCGCTCGGCCGCCGAAGCACGGCGTGCTCTTTCAACATGCTTGGATTCACGGGGCGCCCCCGTGGCAACGGGGCGCCATCGCGCGCGTCTTCGCCGCAAAGATTGCGATGGCCGCGCGGGCGGACGCGTATACGAAACGGCGAATCGCGCCGGAGTTGGTCAAAGCTCTCGAGCACGCGATCGCGGAGGTCCGCCGACGAAAGGCCGCCAAACCAGTCCGGCCGAAGCGGCGGTTCACGCCGGAACACCGCGCGCGACAGAAACAATCGCGACGCTGA
- the mtnA gene encoding S-methyl-5-thioribose-1-phosphate isomerase: MRVTVDGDPRELLTVWLDDGLVKLIDQRYLPFEIRIYEAKNLEEVAVAIEDMVVRGAPAIGATAAYGIAQASLQGVDLKEAGDRLRKTRPTGNDLFYAIEYMRKAGAAGDDLVAAAERYAREDIDRCRKIGEHGAKLIRNGIRILTHCNAGALATVDYGTVMAPLRVAKEQGRRFFVYVDETRPRLQGARLTAWELLQEGIDHAIITDGAAAAFLGRGEVDLVLVGADRIAANGDIANKIGTYGKAVVAKENHVPFYVAAPTSTIDFDVASGDKIPIEERSPQEVLHLDGHPIAPKESPARNPAFDVTPAKYITGIITEEGIVKPAQLRSGASGAPRKKTPAKKRR, from the coding sequence GTGCGCGTCACCGTGGACGGTGATCCCCGCGAGCTCCTCACCGTGTGGCTTGACGATGGACTCGTGAAGCTCATCGACCAGCGATACCTCCCGTTCGAGATCCGAATCTACGAGGCGAAGAACCTCGAGGAGGTCGCCGTCGCAATCGAGGACATGGTCGTGCGCGGCGCACCCGCGATCGGTGCGACCGCGGCGTACGGCATCGCGCAGGCGAGCCTCCAAGGCGTCGACCTGAAGGAGGCAGGGGATCGCCTCCGAAAGACGCGGCCGACGGGAAACGACCTGTTCTACGCGATCGAGTACATGCGAAAGGCGGGCGCGGCGGGAGACGACCTCGTCGCGGCCGCCGAGCGTTACGCTCGGGAAGACATCGACCGTTGTCGCAAGATCGGCGAGCACGGGGCGAAGCTGATTCGGAACGGGATCCGGATCCTGACGCACTGCAACGCGGGCGCCCTCGCGACCGTCGACTACGGAACGGTGATGGCGCCGCTGCGGGTCGCGAAGGAACAAGGGCGCCGCTTCTTCGTCTACGTCGACGAGACGCGACCGCGGCTCCAAGGCGCACGGCTCACCGCGTGGGAACTGCTCCAAGAGGGGATCGACCATGCGATCATCACGGACGGCGCGGCGGCCGCCTTCCTCGGCCGCGGCGAGGTGGACCTCGTCCTGGTCGGCGCGGATCGGATCGCGGCGAACGGCGACATCGCGAACAAGATCGGGACGTACGGGAAGGCGGTCGTCGCGAAGGAGAACCACGTCCCGTTCTACGTCGCGGCACCGACGAGCACGATCGATTTCGACGTGGCATCGGGCGATAAGATCCCAATCGAGGAGCGGTCGCCGCAGGAAGTGCTCCACCTCGATGGCCATCCGATCGCGCCGAAAGAGAGCCCCGCGCGCAACCCGGCGTTCGACGTGACGCCGGCGAAGTACATCACGGGCATCATCACGGAAGAGGGCATCGTGAAGCCGGCCCAACTCCGATCGGGGGCGAGTGGCGCGCCTCGGAAGAAGACGCCGGCCAAGAAACGCCGATAG
- a CDS encoding cytochrome C oxidase subunit IV family protein, which produces MYDTETAEPPGVEAHAKRPYVIVFVALAVVTVIELSVYSFPLAHIEIISILMATATIKGGLVVGYYMHLRYEPRWLMLIPLAGLALVAVLVAALTSTSLHP; this is translated from the coding sequence TTGTACGACACGGAGACCGCGGAACCGCCGGGGGTCGAGGCGCACGCCAAGCGACCCTACGTCATCGTCTTCGTCGCCCTTGCGGTCGTCACGGTCATCGAGCTGTCCGTCTACAGCTTCCCGCTCGCGCACATCGAGATCATATCCATCTTGATGGCGACCGCGACCATCAAGGGCGGCTTGGTCGTCGGATACTACATGCACCTTCGATACGAACCGCGGTGGCTGATGTTGATCCCGCTCGCGGGCCTCGCGCTCGTGGCGGTCCTCGTCGCCGCGCTCACGTCGACGTCCTTGCACCCCTGA